A segment of the Acidimicrobiales bacterium genome:
TCGGGCCCGACCAGGTCGAGAACGGTGCGCTTGAGGTCGGCGTTGGAGATCACCACCGGCGCCCGGATCTCGTCGGGGACACCCGCGGCCCGCTCGGGCGACGGCGGGCGCAGGTGCACGCCCCGCACCGCGCCCTGCTCCACCACGATCCGGTCGACCGGCGTGCGCAGCACCACCTCGCCGCCGTGGTCCTCGATGAAGGAGCGGAGGCGATCGGCGATCACCTGGCCACCGCCCTCCGGGTAGTAGGCGCCTCGCTTCAGGTAGTGCATGATCAGCGCGCTGTGCAGGATCAGCGACGCCCGTGACGGCGGGAGCGCGTACGTGCCGTGCTCGCCGCACAGGATCGTGCGCAGCCGCGGCGACAGGCGCAGCTGGTCGAAGAACGAGCCGAGGGTGGTGGTGGTGTGCTCGAGCAGGAGCTCCCACCGGCGCGAGCCGGTGAGCTCGGCGTCGAGCGTCTCGATCACGCCGAGGTAGGTGTCGATCCCCTCGCGCTCCCCGGGGAAGCGCTCGACCAGGCGCTCCCGGTAGCGGTCGACGCCGCGGGGGACGCGGAAGGTGTCGCCGTCGGGGAGCACGAACGTGTCGAAGCCGTCCGGGTCCATCTCGCGGAAGCGGACCTCGAGGCCCAGGGGCGCGAGCACCGACGGGATCAGCCCACCCGGCTCGCAGTCGCCGAGGTAGTGGACGCCCACGTCGAACTCGTAGCCGTGGTGGGTGAACACCGTGGCGTTCCCGCCGGCGACGGAGTGGCGGTCGACCACCACCACCCGCTGGCCCAGCGCCGCGAGGTACGCGGCCGCCGTCAGGCCACCGAGGCCCGCTCCCACCACCACGACGTCGGCATCCCGCAGGTCCCCGTGCATGCCGCCCCTCCCGCTGGTCGCGCGCCGGAACCGATCGGACGTCGATCCCGCCGCCCAGCGTGGCGTTCGGCCGGACCGCCTCCCCAGGGCCGTTCGGCCCTGCCGTGGGGGGTCCCATGACCGCTTGCGGTCGGAGGCTGCAGGGCGCATGGTGCGGCCACGGGCCACGCGGGTCCGCTCGCGCCCCGACGCGGAGGTGCTGGTGGCAGTCGACGAGCCGTTCCGGCGGTACCTCACCGACGCCGACGCGCTCCTCTGGAACATCGAGAAGGACCCGGTCCTGCGCTCCACGATCACCGCGGTGGCGGTGCTCGACCGACCACCCGACTGGGACCGCCTGCGGGCTAGGGTCGACCGTGCCACCCGGCTGTTCCCCCGGATGCGCCAGCGCATCGCCGTGCCGCCCCTGCGGGTGGGCCCGGCCCGCTGGCTCCTCGACCCCGACTTCGACCTCGACTACCACCTGCGCCGCATGCGGGTGCCCGCCGGCGGGGGTCGGCGGGACCTGCTCGACCTGGCCCGCCCCCTCGGCATGGCCGGGTTCGACCGGGCCCGACCGCTGTGGGAGGCCACGCTCATCGAGGGCCTGGCCGACGGCGGAGCGGCGCTGCTGCTCAAGGTGCACCACGCCATGGTCGACGGCGTCGGCGGCATCGAGCTGGCCGGCGCCATGCTCCTCGACCTCGAGCGCGAGCCGTCGGAGAGCCCGGCCATGCCGGACCCGCCCGTCGCCGATCACCTCGGGCCGCTCGAGCTCACCGCCGAGTCGCTGGCCGAGCGGGGCCGGCTGTTCGCCGGCAACGTCCTGCGGCGCGCCACCCAGGCGGCCGGCGCCGCGGCGGCGGCGGCCGCCGCGCCCGGCGCGACGGCCGACGAGGGCGTGCGGGCGGCCCGCTCGGTCGCCAAGATCCTGGCCCCCGCCACCGAGCCGCTCAGCCCGATCATGCGCGAGCGCAGCCTGTCGTGGTGGTTCGACACCGTCGACCTCCCGCTCCACCCGCTGCTCGCCGCGGCCCACGCCGTGGGGGGCACCCTCAACGACGCGTTCCTCGCGGGCGTCACCGGTGCCCTCCGCCGCTACCACGAGCGCCACGGCGTGGAGGTGGAGGAGCTCCGGATGACGATGCCGATCAACCTCCGGGAGTCCGACGACGAGCCGGGAGGCAACCGCTTCACCCCCGCCCGGTTCCCGGTGCCGCTGCTCCCGGCCGACCCGGCGGCGCGGCTGCGCGAGATCGGCGCCCGCACGCGCGCCTGGCGGCACGAGCCGGCGATCGCGCTCACCGACACCCTGGCCGCGGTGCTCAACCGTCTCCCCACCACCGTGAGCACGGCCCTGTTCGGCTCCATGCTGAAGGGGGTCGACTTCGTCGCCACCAATGTGCCGGGGTCGCCCGTGCCGGTGTTCCTGGCCGGGGCCGAGGTCACCCGGCTCTACGCCCTGGCGCCGCCCTCGGGCGCCTCGGCCAACTTCGCCCTGGTGTCGCACAACGGGGTGTGCTGCCTCGGGGTGAACGTCGACCTGGCCGCCGTGCCCGACCCCGACGTGCTCGCCGCGTGCGTGGTCGAGGGCTTCGACGAGGTGCTGGCCCTGGCGCCCGCCGCCGGCACGGGCACGGGCTGATGGCCGGGCACGAGCGCCTGTCGGCCATGGACGACTCGTTCCTCGAGGCCGAGGACGCCCGCACGCCGCTGCACGTGGGTGCGGTCTGCACCTTCGAGGGCGGACCGCTCCTCGACGACCAGGGCCGCTTCCGCCTCGACGACGTGCGCCGGGTGGTCGCCAGCCGCCTCGACCAGATCCCGCGGTTCCGCCAGCGCGTGCTCGACGTGCCGCTCGGCCTCGGGCGGCCGGTGTGGGTCGACGACCCGAGCTTCGACGTGGCCGACCACGTGCGGCTCACCGCCCTGCCGGCGCCGGGCACCGACGAGCAGCTCATGGAGCTGAACGAGCGCCTGCAGATGCAGCTGCTCGACCGGTCGCGGCCGCTGTGGGAGATGTGGTGGGTCGAGGGCCTGCAGGGTGGGCGCGTCGCCCTCGTCGAGAAGGTCCACCACGCCCTGGTCGACGGGGTGTCCGGGGCGCAGACGCTGAGCGTCATCCTCGACCTCACCCCCGACGCGGTGGTGCCCGGCCCCACCCCCTGGTCGGCGCCGCCGCTCCCCAGCCCGCAGCAGCTGGCCGAGGAGCGCATCGTCGAGCTGGCCGCGGCGCCCGCGGAGCTGCTCCGGGGCGTCGAGAGCGTGCTGCGCACCCCGGCGCTGCTCCTCGACCGGCTGGAGTCGCTGCGCGACTTCCTGCAGGGCGAGGGGGTGGCGCCACCCTCCTCGCTCAACCGCCCGGTGGGCCGCAGGCGGCGCCTGGCGGCGGTGCGCCGGTCGCTGGCCGACGTGCGGGCCACCAAGGACGCGCTGGGCGGCACCGTGAACGACGTCGTCCTGGCCGCCGTGAGCGCCGGGCTCCGAGCTCTCCTCGCGGCGCGGGGTGAGGACGTGCCCGGCGCCACCCTGCGGGCCCTCGTACCCATGTCGATCCGGCGCGACGACGAGGCCCTCACGCTCGGCAACCGGGTGAGCGCCCTGTCGGCACCGCTGCCCGTCGGCGAGCCCGACCCGCTGGTGCGCCTGGCGCTGGTGCAGGAGGCCATGGCCGAGCTGAAGGCCAGCCACCAGGCCGAGGGGGCCGAGCTGCTGTTCGACTTCGCCGACACCTGGCCCACGGCGCTGCTCGGGGCGGTGAGCCGGCTGATCGTCCACCGCCAGCCGCTCGTGAACGTGGTGGTCACCAACGTGCCCGGGCCCCAGGTCCCGCTGTACGCCCTGGGTGCCCGGATGCTCGACATCGTCCCCGTGGTGCCCCTCGGGGGGAACCTCACGGTGGGGGTGGCCATCCTGTCCTACGACGGGCAGCTGAACCTGGGCCTGCACGCCGACCCCGACGCGTGCGGCGACCTCACGGTGCTGGCCGAGGGCATCGAGGACGGGTTCGCCGAGCTGGCGGCCCTGGCGTCAGCAACCACTGCAGCGGCCGAGCCGGCGCGACGGCGCCGGCCCAAGGCTTCGCCAGGGGTGGTCAAGACGGCGCGGAGGGTGTCCGATGGAGGCGAGGGATCGCAGAAGGAGCAGCGTCATGGCTGAGCTTGGTGCACGTGGTGGTCGGCGGATCCTCGGTGGCGTGCTGGCGGTGGTCGTGGCCGTCGCCGCCATCGTGGTGTTCGCCGGGACAGCGAGCGCCGCGGCCGGTTCGGTCCGGTTCTCGTTGTCGTCGCTCACGGTGAGCGAGGGCCAGGGCCTGGTGTCGATCGGCGTGC
Coding sequences within it:
- a CDS encoding wax ester/triacylglycerol synthase family O-acyltransferase, yielding MAGHERLSAMDDSFLEAEDARTPLHVGAVCTFEGGPLLDDQGRFRLDDVRRVVASRLDQIPRFRQRVLDVPLGLGRPVWVDDPSFDVADHVRLTALPAPGTDEQLMELNERLQMQLLDRSRPLWEMWWVEGLQGGRVALVEKVHHALVDGVSGAQTLSVILDLTPDAVVPGPTPWSAPPLPSPQQLAEERIVELAAAPAELLRGVESVLRTPALLLDRLESLRDFLQGEGVAPPSSLNRPVGRRRRLAAVRRSLADVRATKDALGGTVNDVVLAAVSAGLRALLAARGEDVPGATLRALVPMSIRRDDEALTLGNRVSALSAPLPVGEPDPLVRLALVQEAMAELKASHQAEGAELLFDFADTWPTALLGAVSRLIVHRQPLVNVVVTNVPGPQVPLYALGARMLDIVPVVPLGGNLTVGVAILSYDGQLNLGLHADPDACGDLTVLAEGIEDGFAELAALASATTAAAEPARRRRPKASPGVVKTARRVSDGGEGSQKEQRHG
- a CDS encoding NAD(P)/FAD-dependent oxidoreductase → MHGDLRDADVVVVGAGLGGLTAAAYLAALGQRVVVVDRHSVAGGNATVFTHHGYEFDVGVHYLGDCEPGGLIPSVLAPLGLEVRFREMDPDGFDTFVLPDGDTFRVPRGVDRYRERLVERFPGEREGIDTYLGVIETLDAELTGSRRWELLLEHTTTTLGSFFDQLRLSPRLRTILCGEHGTYALPPSRASLILHSALIMHYLKRGAYYPEGGGQVIADRLRSFIEDHGGEVVLRTPVDRIVVEQGAVRGVHLRPPSPERAAGVPDEIRAPVVISNADLKRTVLDLVGPEHLPAEYVDRVRAYSMALPLFVDYLVLDRDLAAEGHPNTNVFVVGHDDVEAEYAGLEAGRMPAEPWTYLTFTSLKDPTNERLCRPGQTNMQVMTIAPAQHGFWGLHGGPAEGERYRRNTEYRARKAELRNRVLAMAERGLPGIRDAIVYEEQATPITHERFTRSTGGTSYGIECTPEQFLLNRPAPATAIPGLFLAGASTMGAHGIAAVMAGGIMTASAVAGAPVQRLVAERLAAPA
- a CDS encoding wax ester/triacylglycerol synthase family O-acyltransferase; its protein translation is MVRPRATRVRSRPDAEVLVAVDEPFRRYLTDADALLWNIEKDPVLRSTITAVAVLDRPPDWDRLRARVDRATRLFPRMRQRIAVPPLRVGPARWLLDPDFDLDYHLRRMRVPAGGGRRDLLDLARPLGMAGFDRARPLWEATLIEGLADGGAALLLKVHHAMVDGVGGIELAGAMLLDLEREPSESPAMPDPPVADHLGPLELTAESLAERGRLFAGNVLRRATQAAGAAAAAAAAPGATADEGVRAARSVAKILAPATEPLSPIMRERSLSWWFDTVDLPLHPLLAAAHAVGGTLNDAFLAGVTGALRRYHERHGVEVEELRMTMPINLRESDDEPGGNRFTPARFPVPLLPADPAARLREIGARTRAWRHEPAIALTDTLAAVLNRLPTTVSTALFGSMLKGVDFVATNVPGSPVPVFLAGAEVTRLYALAPPSGASANFALVSHNGVCCLGVNVDLAAVPDPDVLAACVVEGFDEVLALAPAAGTGTG